The Chloroflexota bacterium sequence AGCGATGACCGAGTTGCTTTTCAAAGAAGAAGTGTATACGATTGTTGGTGCGGCAATCGAAGTTCATCGCGAATTGGGTGACGGCTGTCTCGAAGCCGTTTATCAAGAGGCGTTGGAAATCGAACTGGAATCTAGGGGAATACCATTCCAGGCAGGGCAGGCGCTCCCAGTCTTTTACAAAATCAACTTTGGCAGCGTCGGAATGTTAGAGTGGAGACGATTCATTCGTTGAATTAACTTTCGTGATCTTCGTGCCCTTCGTGGGCAAATAAGGAGTTACTATGATCTGGTCAGTGTCGGAATCCCACCATCATCTCAGCGAGACCCAGGTTCGCGAGACGATGGTCAAGGCATTCGATAGTTCGAATCTACGCGGCAAGCGTGTGCTCGTGATCGTGCCCGATGGCACGCGCAGTGGTCCGCTCGGCTTGTTCTACAAATTGCTCGTCGAGTTAGTCAAACCGCAAACCCAGGCGCTCGACATTTTGATCGCGCTCGGCACGCATCCCGAAATGAACGAGGACGCGATCGCGCGCCGACTCGACACGACGCCGGGCGATTGGACGCGGCGCGGCATTCGCGTGTTCAACCACGAATGGTG is a genomic window containing:
- a CDS encoding GxxExxY protein — translated: MTELLFKEEVYTIVGAAIEVHRELGDGCLEAVYQEALEIELESRGIPFQAGQALPVFYKINFGSVGMLEWRRFIR